In Anopheles cruzii chromosome X, idAnoCruzAS_RS32_06, whole genome shotgun sequence, one genomic interval encodes:
- the LOC128278000 gene encoding dolichyl-diphosphooligosaccharide--protein glycosyltransferase subunit STT3A isoform X1 produces MEHLAKLRINLEKQESLIKLAILTTAAILSFSTRLFSVLRFESVIHEFDPYFNYRTTKYLAEQGFYSFHNWFDDRAWYPLGRIIGGTIYPGLMVTSATLYRIMWLLNITVDIRNVCVFLAPFFSSLTTIVTYLLTKEVHSTGAGLVAGAMISIVPGYISRSVAGSYDNEGIAIFCMLLTYYTWIKAIKTGAILWATLAALAYFYMVSSWGGYVFLINLIPLHVLALMATGRFTHRVYIAYSTLYTIGTILSMQISFVGFQPVQSSEHMLAFGVFGLCQLHGLVDYVRSVVSKEHFDTLFRALVISIATVAALLGLVLTVTGKISPWTGRFYSLLDPSYAKNHIPIIASVSEHQPTSWSSFYFDLQILVFLFPAGLYFCFAKLTDANIFIILYGVTSIYFAGVMVRLMLVLAPVMCILSGIAVSQLMMKYIRNVDVGGSVTGSGGGGGGGGGGGGGESASSRKAKARAYEQQTPVKPEVAIGFVLLVTFLLVTYTFHCTWVTSEAYSSPSIVLSARSHDGGRVIFDDFREAYYWLKMNTPEDARVMSWWDYGYQITAMANRTILVDNNTWNNTHISRVGQAMASTEERAYEIMKELDVDYVLVIFGGLTGYSSDDINKFLWMVRIGGSTDRGAHIREMDYYAPSGDFRIDKEGSPTLLNCLMYKMCYYRFGQVYTEGGKAPGYDRVRGAEIGNKDFELDVLEEAYTTEHWLVRIYKVKDLSNRGV; encoded by the exons ATGGAGCACCTAGCAAAACTGCGGATAAACCTAGAGAAGCAGGAAAGCCTTATCAAGCTGGCCATCCTGACCACTGCTGCTATCTTAT ctttctcgacgCGGCTCTTTTCCGTGCTACGCTTCGAGAGCGTTATCCACGAGTTCGATCCGTACTTCAACTATCGCACGACAAAGTATCTTGCCGAACAGGGTTTCTACAGCTTCCACAATTGGTTCGATGATCGTGCCTGGTATCCGCTGGGACGCATCATCGGCGGGACCATCTATCCGGGTCTCATGGTTACATCGGCCACACTGTACCGCATTATGTGGCTGCTGAACATTACCGTGGACATTCgcaatgtgtgcgtgtttctCGCACCGTTCTTCTCGTCACTGACCACCATCGTAACATATCTACTGACAAAGGAGGTACACAGCACAGGGGCAGGTCTGGTGGCCGGTGCGATGATTTCTATCGTTCCCGGCTACATCTCTCGCTCGGTAGCTGGTTCCTACGATAACGAGGGAATCGCCATCTTTTGCATGCTGCTCACGTACTACACATGGATCAAGGCGATCAAAACGGGTGCAATATTGTGGGCCACGCTGGCGGCCCTTGCTTACTTCTACATGGTTTCCTCGTGGGGCGGATACGTTTTTCTGATCAACTTGATTCCACTGCATGTGCTGGCCCTCATGGCCACGGGTCGCTTCACACACCGCGTCTATATCGCGTACAGCACGCTCTACACGATCGGAACCATTCTCTCGATGCAGATCTCATTCGTTGGCTTTCAACCGGTACAGAGCTCGGAGCACATGCTCGCCTTTGGCGTCTTTGGCCTCTGCCAGCTGCATGGCCTGGTGGACTACGTGCGGTCGGTGGTTTCGAAAGAACACTTCGACACCCTCTTTCGGGCGCTCGTCATTTCGATCGCCACAGTAGCGGCCCTGCTGGGCCTCGTGCTAACGGTCACGGGCAAAATATCGCCATGGACCGGTCGCTTCTACTCTTTGCTTGATCCTTCGTACGCCAAAAATCACATCCCCATCATCGCGTCCGTGTCCGAGCATCAGCCCACGTCCTGGTCGTCGTTTTACTTTGATCTTCAGATactggttttcctttttccggccgGGCTTTACTTCTGTTTTGCCAAGCTGACCGATGCAAACATCTTCATCATCTTGTACGGCGTAACGAGTATCTACTTTGCCGGCGTGATGGTGCGCCTGATGCTGGTGCTTGCCCCTGTCATGTGTATACTCTCCGGAATCGCCGTATCGCAGCTCATGATGAAGTACATCAGGAACGTCGATGTTGGCGGTTCGGTTAccggcagtggtggtggtggtggtggcggtggcggcggcggcggcggagaaagTGCGTCTAGCCGTAAGGCGAAGGCACGCGCTTACGAACAGCAAACGCCAGtgaaaccggaagtggcgaTTGGGTTCGTGCTACTGGTAACCTTCCTACTGGTCACCTATACGTTCCACTGCACATGGGTTACTTCGGAAGCGTACAGCTCACCGAGCATCGTACTGAGCGCCCGATCGCACGACGGCGGACGGGTCATTTTTGACGATTTCCGTGAAGCCTATTACTGGTTAAAGATGAATACGCCCGAG GATGCTCGCGTAATGTCGTGGTGGGATTACGGGTATCAAATTACCGCTATGGCCAACCGCACTATTTTGGTTGATAACAACACATGGAACAATACACATATCTCACGCGTCGGCCAAGCGATGGCTTCGACGGAGGAGCGGGCATATGAAATCATGAAAGAGCTCGATGTGGACTACGTGCTTGTAATCTTCGGTGGCCTTACTGGGTACTCGTCCGATG ACATCAACAAGTTCCTGTGGATGGTCCGTATCGGTGGAAGTACGGACCGTGGCGCACACATTCGCGAGATGGACTATTACGCACCGAGTGGAGACTTCCGCATCGACAAGGAGGGTTCACCGACGCTGCTTAACTGCCTCATGTACAAGATGTGCTACTATCGCTTCGGTCAGGTGTACACTGAGGGTGGTAAAGCTCCGGGATACGATCGGGTGCGGGGTGCCGAAATAGGTAACAAAGATTTTGAATTGGATGTTCTCGAAGAAGCGTACACCACCGAGCACTGGTTGGTGCGGATCTACAAAGTGAAAGATCTTAGCAATCGGGGCGTTTAG
- the LOC128278000 gene encoding dolichyl-diphosphooligosaccharide--protein glycosyltransferase subunit STT3A isoform X2, protein MEHLAKLRINLEKQESLIKLAILTTAAILSFSTRLFSVLRFESVIHEFDPYFNYRTTKYLAEQGFYSFHNWFDDRAWYPLGRIIGGTIYPGLMVTSATLYRIMWLLNITVDIRNVCVFLAPFFSSLTTIVTYLLTKEVHSTGAGLVAGAMISIVPGYISRSVAGSYDNEGIAIFCMLLTYYTWIKAIKTGAILWATLAALAYFYMVSSWGGYVFLINLIPLHVLALMATGRFTHRVYIAYSTLYTIGTILSMQISFVGFQPVQSSEHMLAFGVFGLCQLHGLVDYVRSVVSKEHFDTLFRALVISIATVAALLGLVLTVTGKISPWTGRFYSLLDPSYAKNHIPIIASVSEHQPTSWSSFYFDLQILVFLFPAGLYFCFAKLTDANIFIILYGVTSIYFAGVMVRLMLVLAPVMCILSGIAVSQLMMKYIRNVDVGGSVTGKSASSRKAKARAYEQQTPVKPEVAIGFVLLVTFLLVTYTFHCTWVTSEAYSSPSIVLSARSHDGGRVIFDDFREAYYWLKMNTPEDARVMSWWDYGYQITAMANRTILVDNNTWNNTHISRVGQAMASTEERAYEIMKELDVDYVLVIFGGLTGYSSDDINKFLWMVRIGGSTDRGAHIREMDYYAPSGDFRIDKEGSPTLLNCLMYKMCYYRFGQVYTEGGKAPGYDRVRGAEIGNKDFELDVLEEAYTTEHWLVRIYKVKDLSNRGV, encoded by the exons ATGGAGCACCTAGCAAAACTGCGGATAAACCTAGAGAAGCAGGAAAGCCTTATCAAGCTGGCCATCCTGACCACTGCTGCTATCTTAT ctttctcgacgCGGCTCTTTTCCGTGCTACGCTTCGAGAGCGTTATCCACGAGTTCGATCCGTACTTCAACTATCGCACGACAAAGTATCTTGCCGAACAGGGTTTCTACAGCTTCCACAATTGGTTCGATGATCGTGCCTGGTATCCGCTGGGACGCATCATCGGCGGGACCATCTATCCGGGTCTCATGGTTACATCGGCCACACTGTACCGCATTATGTGGCTGCTGAACATTACCGTGGACATTCgcaatgtgtgcgtgtttctCGCACCGTTCTTCTCGTCACTGACCACCATCGTAACATATCTACTGACAAAGGAGGTACACAGCACAGGGGCAGGTCTGGTGGCCGGTGCGATGATTTCTATCGTTCCCGGCTACATCTCTCGCTCGGTAGCTGGTTCCTACGATAACGAGGGAATCGCCATCTTTTGCATGCTGCTCACGTACTACACATGGATCAAGGCGATCAAAACGGGTGCAATATTGTGGGCCACGCTGGCGGCCCTTGCTTACTTCTACATGGTTTCCTCGTGGGGCGGATACGTTTTTCTGATCAACTTGATTCCACTGCATGTGCTGGCCCTCATGGCCACGGGTCGCTTCACACACCGCGTCTATATCGCGTACAGCACGCTCTACACGATCGGAACCATTCTCTCGATGCAGATCTCATTCGTTGGCTTTCAACCGGTACAGAGCTCGGAGCACATGCTCGCCTTTGGCGTCTTTGGCCTCTGCCAGCTGCATGGCCTGGTGGACTACGTGCGGTCGGTGGTTTCGAAAGAACACTTCGACACCCTCTTTCGGGCGCTCGTCATTTCGATCGCCACAGTAGCGGCCCTGCTGGGCCTCGTGCTAACGGTCACGGGCAAAATATCGCCATGGACCGGTCGCTTCTACTCTTTGCTTGATCCTTCGTACGCCAAAAATCACATCCCCATCATCGCGTCCGTGTCCGAGCATCAGCCCACGTCCTGGTCGTCGTTTTACTTTGATCTTCAGATactggttttcctttttccggccgGGCTTTACTTCTGTTTTGCCAAGCTGACCGATGCAAACATCTTCATCATCTTGTACGGCGTAACGAGTATCTACTTTGCCGGCGTGATGGTGCGCCTGATGCTGGTGCTTGCCCCTGTCATGTGTATACTCTCCGGAATCGCCGTATCGCAGCTCATGATGAAGTACATCAGGAACGTCGATGTTGGCGGTTCGGTTAccggca aaagTGCGTCTAGCCGTAAGGCGAAGGCACGCGCTTACGAACAGCAAACGCCAGtgaaaccggaagtggcgaTTGGGTTCGTGCTACTGGTAACCTTCCTACTGGTCACCTATACGTTCCACTGCACATGGGTTACTTCGGAAGCGTACAGCTCACCGAGCATCGTACTGAGCGCCCGATCGCACGACGGCGGACGGGTCATTTTTGACGATTTCCGTGAAGCCTATTACTGGTTAAAGATGAATACGCCCGAG GATGCTCGCGTAATGTCGTGGTGGGATTACGGGTATCAAATTACCGCTATGGCCAACCGCACTATTTTGGTTGATAACAACACATGGAACAATACACATATCTCACGCGTCGGCCAAGCGATGGCTTCGACGGAGGAGCGGGCATATGAAATCATGAAAGAGCTCGATGTGGACTACGTGCTTGTAATCTTCGGTGGCCTTACTGGGTACTCGTCCGATG ACATCAACAAGTTCCTGTGGATGGTCCGTATCGGTGGAAGTACGGACCGTGGCGCACACATTCGCGAGATGGACTATTACGCACCGAGTGGAGACTTCCGCATCGACAAGGAGGGTTCACCGACGCTGCTTAACTGCCTCATGTACAAGATGTGCTACTATCGCTTCGGTCAGGTGTACACTGAGGGTGGTAAAGCTCCGGGATACGATCGGGTGCGGGGTGCCGAAATAGGTAACAAAGATTTTGAATTGGATGTTCTCGAAGAAGCGTACACCACCGAGCACTGGTTGGTGCGGATCTACAAAGTGAAAGATCTTAGCAATCGGGGCGTTTAG
- the LOC128267653 gene encoding uncharacterized protein F54F2.9 isoform X1 — protein MATDQRQILLLMVICFTASVANGWSADDMEIFDLVEEVNENFYQLMNINQTASLAEIKRAFRTLSIVLHPDKSDADDANIKFRNLVSVYEILKDPAKREKYDRVLNDGLPNWKSALYYYRHVRKMGIAESATILFVVITVMQYLVAWAAYIEKKYTAEQIVGNKLKKFNKKNQTNIQLEELINEIPIPSIKNTLPFQLPLSLWRLVTGLPHAIDLYVQRKKAINEIHERELKEAKEQQEFERKRAEEKANRMLRKRNKKISVPEKTDEELAAYSQRVLQAGDEPHATERLPVPPPSGGLWTDDDLTELVRLVKKYPGGTSNRWEQIADLMQRSVDDVTYMAAKLKECGYRLSHQLPETNASDVARVKTKTRDRGVTAVASESCATWTQQQQQALEAAIQKHPKSTTTDRWQKIANSVPGKTKEDCIARYKYLVDLVKTQKKETEDGSELPASTVGAEEVPPAPIEGTEQEPEPHADDNTVASAAAALDQTQQSEEAKPPAQKGGKSKKKPSRKEKRQPGGNINEVDEVDWRPERDYTRIPSDDSDQWLGRHDENGVLIPEPVQPVKRKRKRKKLDLSRLRNRCYSDSE, from the exons ATGGCAACGGACCAGCGGCAgatactgctgctgatggtgatttGTTTCACAGCATCGGTGGCCAACGGCTGGAGCGCGGACGATATGGAGATATTCGACCTTGTCGAAGAGGTGAACGAAAACTTCTACCAACTGATGAACATTAATCAAACCGCCTCGTTGGCGGAGATCAAGCGCGCATTCCGGACACTATCGATAGTGCTGCACCCGGACAAGAGCGATGCCGATGATGCGAACATCAAGTTTCGCAACCTCGTGTCGGTGTACGAGATTCTGAAGGATCCAGCGAAACGCGAAAAGTACGATCGGGTACTGAACGATGGATTGCCGAACTGGAAATCGGCCTTGTACTACTACCGGCACGTGCGAAAGATGGGCATCGCCGAGAGTGCGACCATTCTCTTCGTTGTCATCACCGTCATGCAGTATCTGGTCGCATGGGCAGCTTACATCGAGAAAAAATACACGGCG GAACAAATCGTCGGTAACAAGTTGaagaaatttaacaaaaaaaatcagaccAACATCCAGCTGGAAGAGCTAATCAACGAAATTCCCATACCGAGCATTAAGAACACGCTGCCATTCCAGCTGCCGCTGAGTCTGTGGCGATTGGTAACAGGCCTCCCGCACGCTATTGACCTGTACGTCCAGAGGAAAAAAGCGATAAACGAGATCCACGAAAG AGAGCTTAAGGAGGCCAAAGAGCAGCAGGAGTTTGAAAGGAAACGGGCAGAGGAAAAAGCAAACCGGATGTtgcggaaacggaacaaaaagaTTAGTGTACCGGAGAAAACGGACGAAGAGCTGGCTGCCTACAGTCAGCGCGTTTTGCAGGCGGGAGACGAACCGCACGCAACGGAACGACTGCCGGTTCCGCCTCCATCGGGCGGCCTCTggaccgacgacgatctgACCGAGCTGGTTCGGCTGGTGAAGAAGTACCCGGGTGGCACCAGCAACAGGTGGGAGCAGATAGCGGATCTCATGCAACGCAGCGTGGACGACGTTACGTACATGGCGGCCAAGCTGAAAGAGTGCGGTTACCGGTTGTCACATCAGCTGCCGGAGACCAACGCATCCGATGTCGCCAGGGTGAAGACGAAAACACGCGACCGAGGAGTGACCGCAGTGGCGAGCGAATCGTGTGCCACCtggacgcagcagcagcaacaggcgcTCGAAGCGGCCATCCAGAAGCACCCGAAGTCGACGACTACCGACCGATGGCAGAAGATTGCCAACAGTGTGCCGGGTAAGACGAAGGAAGACTGTATCGCGCGCTACAAGTATCTGGTGGACCTGGTAAAAACACAGAAGAAGGAAACGGAGGATGGGTCCGAGCTGCCAGCCAGTACCGTCGGCGCTGAAGAAGTCCCCCCGGCCCCAATCGAAGGAACCGAGCAGGAACCAGAACCACACGCCGATGACAATACGGTGGCCAGCGCCGCTGCCGCGCTGGATCAAACGCAGCAGTCGGAAGAAGCCAAACCCCCGGCccaaaaaggtggaaaaagtAAGAAGAAACCAAGCCgcaaagaaaaacggcaacCCGGCGGAAACATTAACGAGGTGGACGAGGTGGATTGGCGCCCGGAGCGCGACTACACGAGGATTCCCTCGGACGATTCTGATCAATGGCTCGGTAGGCATGATGAGAACGGGGTGCTCATACCCGAGCCCGTGCAGCCTgtaaagcgaaagcgaaagcgaaagaagctGGACCTGTCCCGGCTTCGTAATCGGTGCTACTCGGACTCGGAATAA
- the LOC128277420 gene encoding lysine-specific demethylase 3A has protein sequence MKRNNGVDALDATKKRRSTVKKKQRSTERFLQNTPCYKITPRVPRCRECRRSAAARTRDALAGRTDDDLCRFIAFRKLRYNEEGLLEVTGFADPRLDPKEADISLWSSNFKEVPFNLSKQAAVFLLGQLGHKFCELFHQEMEARFEHMSEDTTIAWRQAVRGVREMCDVCQTTLFNYHWVCTSCGFVVCLDCYKCKKRGFPMIQTTTKDKDDAGWFMCSMTKEPHIQSLLMRAQIIPGDCFYQLVQQMHGICALFQIPLDCECPLSQEPRFRKMIHDEREFEFRAPDDANTLSSNGNESHSENSDRPPVDDERTAKMMAMTIKDIDQLVTKLEGEGSDGKPAYLLKAYSISLAKRFISNEQTQTGESNFVPWDDASDEAGTLNENGGHLSSQRPLEANKANTVEVLSISAKPSPARTSYHIFPSLDWRTLILIFQQIINFHNENGTFSINRSMATIDEDGSMAASMVTFPGRVIIQRHLIQQFLIGFLGDFEFLSSEHNTDDLYVGDNTLSYNLHSKENQHQFRKGERTMSLDESSAMYPGAAHEWLCNGKLLRLLNPRSSVNYNMFHDQWERGQPVMISSVSSLMNMELWTPQSFERDFGEQPSDLINCVNGKIVTGYPLRVFWEGFQSVDYRLLDEHKCAMTLKLKDWPPGDDFAEMMPSRFEDLMLSLPVPEYTQRRGCFNLASRLPGFFVRPDLGPKMYSAYGSTRNPPKGTTSLHLDISDAVNVMVYVGTPAGETREQYNRKVLELIGTDDCDMQTRRRINEREELPGALWHIYHAQDADKIRSLLRCIVRERGNNIQPNHDPIHDQKWYLDANMRKRLLQEYQVEGYSIVQCEGDAIFIPAGAPHQVLNLYNCIKVAEDFVSPENVSYCFQLTNEFRYLSKTHSNHEDKLQIKNIVYHTVKDVVSKIAKPLIIMADAERPGNTVNVGNDQSLQTNV, from the coding sequence ATGAAACGTAACAACGGTGTAGACGCACTCGATGCGACCAAGAAGCGTCGCAGTacagttaaaaaaaaacaacgctctACCGAACGGTTCCTACAGAATACGCCCTGCTACAAAATAACGCCACGAGTGCCCCGATGCCGTGAATGTCGTCGTTCAGCGGCAGCACGTACGCGCGACGCACTCGCCGGACGCACAGATGATGATCTATGTCGATTCATTGCGTTCCGTAAATTGAGATACAACGAAGAAGGCTTGCTGGAGGTGACCGGATTTGCTGACCCCCGCTTGGATCCTAAGGAGGCGGACATTAGCTTGTGGAGCTCCAATTTCAAAGAAGTGCCATTTAATCTATCGAAGCAAGCAGCTGTATTTTTACTTGGTCAACTAGGCCACAAGTTTTGCGAACTGTTTCATCAGGAAATGGAAGCACGCTTTGAGCATATGTCTGAAGATACAACCATAGCCTGGAGGCAAGCCGTGCGAGGGGTACGGGAGATGTGTGACGTGTGTCAGACGACGCTCTTTAACTACCATTGGGTTTGCACTAGTTGCGGTTTCGTTGTATGCCTCGACTGTTATAAATGTAAAAAACGCGGCTTTCCGATGATACAAACCACTACGAAGGACAAAGATGACGCAGGTTGGTTTATGTGCAGTATGACGAAGGAACCGCACATCCAGTCTCTCCTTATGAGAGCACAAATTATACCGGGAGACTGTTTCTACCAGTTGGTGCAACAAATGCACGGAATTTGCGCACTGTTCCAGATCCCCCTTGATTGCGAGTGCCCGCTCAGCCAAGAGCCACGGTTTCGAAAAATGATCCATGATGAACGCGAATTCGAGTTTCGCGCGCCGGACGATGCAAATACGCTGTCGAGCAATGGGAACGAATCACATAGCGAAAACAGTGATCGCCCACCGGTGGATGATGAACGTACAGCGAAAATGATGGCAATGACAATCAAAGATATCGATCAATTGGTGACGAAACTGGAAGGCGAAGGTTCGGATGGTAAACCTGCCTACCTGCTGAAAGCCTATAGCATTTCGTTAGCAAAgcgatttatttcaaacgaacaaacacaaacaggcGAAAGCAATTTCGTGCCATGGGATGACGCTAGCGACGAGGCGGGTACGTTAAACGAAAACGGTGGACATCTTTCTTCTCAACGTCCACTCGAAGCAAATAAAGCGAACACGGTAGAAGTCTTATCAATTAGTGCGAAACCGTCACCCGCTCGCACATCTTATCATATCTTTCCATCCCTTGACTGGCGAACATTGATCCTGATTTTCCAACAAATTATAAATTTCCACAATGAGAATGGCACATTCAGcataaatcgatcgatggccacgaTCGACGAGGACGGATCGATGGCCGCATCGATGGTAACATTTCCTGGGCGTGTAATCATTCAACGCCATCTGATCCAGCAGTTTTTGATCGGTTTTTTGGGAGATTTTGAGTTCCTGAGCAGTGAGCACAACACAGATGATCTCTACGTTGGTGACAACACCCTTAGCTACAACCTGCACAGCAAGGAAAATCAGCATCAGTTCCGGAAGGGCGAAAGAACTATGTCGTTAGATGAATCGTCCGCCATGTATCCAGGTGCGGCGCACGAGTGGCTTTGCAATGGGAAGCTTCTGCGCTTGCTCAATCCGCGCAGCTCTGTTAACTATAATATGTTTCACGATCAATGGGAACGCGGCCAACCGGTCATGATTTCGTCAGTGTCCAGTTTGATGAACATGGAACTCTGGACGCCCCAGTCATTCGAGCGTGACTTTGGAGAGCAGCCGTCCGATTTAATCAACTGTGTGAACGGGAAAATCGTAACAGGTTACCCGTTGCGCGTGTTTTGGGAAGGTTTCCAGTCGGTCGATTACCGATTACTCGATGAGCACAAATGTGCTATGACGCTGAAGCTAAAGGATTGGCCACCGGGTGATGACTTTGCCGAGATGATGCCATCCCGATTCGAAGATCTGATGCtatcgcttccggtgccggagtaCACGCAGCGTAGGGGTTGTTTCAACCTGGCTAGCAGATTGCCTGGTTTCTTCGTACGACCCGATCTTGGACCAAAGATGTACAGTGCATACGGGTCAACCCGGAACCCACCCAAAGGCACCACCAGTCTGCATCTCGATATTTCTGACGCCGTCAACGTGATGGTGTACGTCGGAACACCGGCAGGTGAAACGCGGGAACAATACAATCGAAAGGTACTAGAATTGATCGGTACTGACGACTGCGATATGCAAACGCGTCGCCGAATCAATGAGCGGGAGGAACTACCGGGTGCACTGTGGCACATTTATCACGCGCAGGATGCGGATAAGATACGCTCGCTCTTGAGGTGTATAGTTCGTGAACGGGGAAATAATATCCAACCAAATCACGATCCAATTCACGACCAGAAGTGGTACCTCGATGCGAACATGCGCAAACGATTGCTACAGGAGTATCAGGTCGAGGGTTACTCGATCGTGCAGTGCGAGGGTGACGCCATCTTTATACCGGCCGGTGCTCCCCATCAGGTTCTAAACCTTTACAACTGCATCAAGGTGGCGGAGGATTTTGTGTCACCGGAAAATGTATCTTATTGCTTCCAGCTAACGAACGAGTTCCGATACCTGAGCAAGACTCACTCAAACCATGAGGATAAATTGCAGATTAAAAACATCGTCTATCACACGGTCAAAGATGTGGTGTCCAAAATTGCCAAGCCATTAATCATAATGGCAGACGCTGAGCGTCCTGGGAATACGGTGAATGTAGGGAATGATCAGAGCCTTCAAACCAATGTATGA
- the LOC128267653 gene encoding uncharacterized protein F54F2.9 isoform X2, producing MATDQRQILLLMVICFTASVANGWSADDMEIFDLVEEVNENFYQLMNINQTASLAEIKRAFRTLSIVLHPDKSDADDANIKFRNLVSVYEILKDPAKREKYDRVLNDGLPNWKSALYYYRHVRKMGIAESATILFVVITVMQYLVAWAAYIEKKYTAEQIVGNKLKKFNKKNQTNIQLEELINEIPIPSIKNTLPFQLPLSLWRLVTGLPHAIDLYVQRKKAINEIHERELKEAKEQQEFERKRAEEKANRMLRKRNKKISVPEKTDEELAAYSQRVLQAGDEPHATERLPVPPPSGGLWTDDDLTELVRLVKKYPGGTSNRWEQIADLMQRSVDDVTYMAAKLKECGYRLSHQLPETNASDVARVKTKTRDRGVTAVASESCATWTQQQQQALEAAIQKHPKSTTTDRWQKIANSVPGKTKEDCIARYKYLVDLVKTQKKETEDGSELPASTVGAEEVPPAPIEGTEQEPEPHADDNTQSEEAKPPAQKGGKSKKKPSRKEKRQPGGNINEVDEVDWRPERDYTRIPSDDSDQWLGRHDENGVLIPEPVQPVKRKRKRKKLDLSRLRNRCYSDSE from the exons ATGGCAACGGACCAGCGGCAgatactgctgctgatggtgatttGTTTCACAGCATCGGTGGCCAACGGCTGGAGCGCGGACGATATGGAGATATTCGACCTTGTCGAAGAGGTGAACGAAAACTTCTACCAACTGATGAACATTAATCAAACCGCCTCGTTGGCGGAGATCAAGCGCGCATTCCGGACACTATCGATAGTGCTGCACCCGGACAAGAGCGATGCCGATGATGCGAACATCAAGTTTCGCAACCTCGTGTCGGTGTACGAGATTCTGAAGGATCCAGCGAAACGCGAAAAGTACGATCGGGTACTGAACGATGGATTGCCGAACTGGAAATCGGCCTTGTACTACTACCGGCACGTGCGAAAGATGGGCATCGCCGAGAGTGCGACCATTCTCTTCGTTGTCATCACCGTCATGCAGTATCTGGTCGCATGGGCAGCTTACATCGAGAAAAAATACACGGCG GAACAAATCGTCGGTAACAAGTTGaagaaatttaacaaaaaaaatcagaccAACATCCAGCTGGAAGAGCTAATCAACGAAATTCCCATACCGAGCATTAAGAACACGCTGCCATTCCAGCTGCCGCTGAGTCTGTGGCGATTGGTAACAGGCCTCCCGCACGCTATTGACCTGTACGTCCAGAGGAAAAAAGCGATAAACGAGATCCACGAAAG AGAGCTTAAGGAGGCCAAAGAGCAGCAGGAGTTTGAAAGGAAACGGGCAGAGGAAAAAGCAAACCGGATGTtgcggaaacggaacaaaaagaTTAGTGTACCGGAGAAAACGGACGAAGAGCTGGCTGCCTACAGTCAGCGCGTTTTGCAGGCGGGAGACGAACCGCACGCAACGGAACGACTGCCGGTTCCGCCTCCATCGGGCGGCCTCTggaccgacgacgatctgACCGAGCTGGTTCGGCTGGTGAAGAAGTACCCGGGTGGCACCAGCAACAGGTGGGAGCAGATAGCGGATCTCATGCAACGCAGCGTGGACGACGTTACGTACATGGCGGCCAAGCTGAAAGAGTGCGGTTACCGGTTGTCACATCAGCTGCCGGAGACCAACGCATCCGATGTCGCCAGGGTGAAGACGAAAACACGCGACCGAGGAGTGACCGCAGTGGCGAGCGAATCGTGTGCCACCtggacgcagcagcagcaacaggcgcTCGAAGCGGCCATCCAGAAGCACCCGAAGTCGACGACTACCGACCGATGGCAGAAGATTGCCAACAGTGTGCCGGGTAAGACGAAGGAAGACTGTATCGCGCGCTACAAGTATCTGGTGGACCTGGTAAAAACACAGAAGAAGGAAACGGAGGATGGGTCCGAGCTGCCAGCCAGTACCGTCGGCGCTGAAGAAGTCCCCCCGGCCCCAATCGAAGGAACCGAGCAGGAACCAGAACCACACGCCGATGACAATACG CAGTCGGAAGAAGCCAAACCCCCGGCccaaaaaggtggaaaaagtAAGAAGAAACCAAGCCgcaaagaaaaacggcaacCCGGCGGAAACATTAACGAGGTGGACGAGGTGGATTGGCGCCCGGAGCGCGACTACACGAGGATTCCCTCGGACGATTCTGATCAATGGCTCGGTAGGCATGATGAGAACGGGGTGCTCATACCCGAGCCCGTGCAGCCTgtaaagcgaaagcgaaagcgaaagaagctGGACCTGTCCCGGCTTCGTAATCGGTGCTACTCGGACTCGGAATAA